From the genome of Papaver somniferum cultivar HN1 chromosome 2, ASM357369v1, whole genome shotgun sequence, one region includes:
- the LOC113351746 gene encoding uncharacterized protein LOC113351746, with protein sequence MFHATRVLARAIKEARGFFSVSNHVIQSRTIGVPVPWVHPQHGFVKLNWDGASNNLGMAGIGGVLCGDHGGFYACYAKHVFKNDNNVAEVWDIRNGMLLTRNMGLKKLEVESDSTIQLSKEEVQAPWGLRTLIQDTDALKKNFEAILFSQRYREVNVVADFQAKGAAAK encoded by the coding sequence ATGTTTCATGCTACAAGGGTCCTTGCGAGGGCAATCAAGGAAGCTAGAGGATTTTTCAGTGTCTCCAATCATGTAATACAATCCAGAACTATTGGAGTGCCAGTTCCTTGGGTTCATCCACAACATGGCTTCGTGAAGTTAAACTGGGATGGCGCCTCTAATAACTTGGGTATGGCTGGGATTGGAGGGGTTCTCTGTGGGGACCATGGTGGCTTCTATGCGTGTTATGCCAAACATGTTTTCAAAAATGATAATAATGTGGCTGAAGTCTGGGATATAAGAAATGGCATGCTATTGACTAGAAATATGGGTTTGAAGAAGTTAGAGGTGGAAAGTGATTCCACTATCCAGTTGTCCAAGGAGGAGGTTCAAGCTCCATGGGGGTTGCGTACGCTAATTCAAGACACTGATGCtctaaagaagaattttgaagccATCTTATTTTCACAGAGATATAGGGAGGTAAACGTTGTGGCCGATTTCCAAGCTAAGGGGGCCGCTGCGAAATAG